The genomic stretch ATCCGGGTTAAACGTTATCTGGATGAAAATTTAGGTGAAAAAATACCTGATATATGGTCTGACATTTTTGTTGCTTCCGGTAATGAGGCTTTAGGTTACCCCACCCAGAAACCTGAAGCCCTGCTTGAGCGTATCATAAAAGCATCTTCGAACGAGGGGGATGTGGTACTCGATCCCTTCTGCGGGTGCGGGACAACGGTCACTGCGGCGGAAAAGCTGAACCGCCGCTGGATCGGCATCGACATCACCCATCTGGCCATCACGCTCATCAAACACAGGTTGGAGGATTCATTCCGTCAAGAGCTTTCACCCTATGAGATCATCGGCGACCCGAAGGATTTGGCGAGCGCCCGGGCGCTTGCCGAGGCGGACAAATTTCAGTTCGAGTGGTGGGCGCTTTCGCTGGTGGACGCCCGTCCCGCGCAGGACAAGAAGAAAGGCGCCGACCGTGGGGTGGACGGCTACATGTATTTCTTCGACGACGAGAGCGGGAAGGCGAAAAAGATCGTGGTGCAGGTCAAGGGAGGTCATGTCTCCGCCGCGCAGGTGCGGGATTTGAAAGGAACGCTGGAGCGCGAGAAAGCAGTTATCGGAGTGTTCATCACCCTCTCGGAGCCATCGGCCCCCATGAGGGCGGAAGCTGCCGACGCGGGGTTCTACGAAATTATACATCCCATCAGCGGCCAGGGGATGAAATTCCCCCGCATCCAGATATACACGATAGAGGAGCTTTTAAACGGAGCGCTGGTGAAGATTCCCGCCCACGCGCTGGAGGCGACCATAAAGAAAGCGGGACGGGTGCAAAAGCAAGGGAACGAATCAGAGCAGACGAAACTCCTTTAAACCAAATAACAGATATATGCGTCTAAAATTAGATAAGTATTTTTAATAATTTTAACTAGTGCGGGGAATTGTAACTCTATGAAAAAAAAGGTGCTGATAGTAATCGGGATCGTTTTTCTGGCATTTTTAACCTGGCGCGTTGTCGGGCTGATAAGCAAGAAATCCATGACAACTGTAAAACGCCCGGCGAGGCCGCCGGTAGCGGTGATGATAGACAATGTAACATATGCTCCCATCAAGGAAATCCGTGAGTTCACCGGTACGGTATATCCTATCTACCAGTATGTTGTCGCCCCCAAGGTGTCCGGAAGGATCATTAAAATCCGGAAACGGATCGGAGATCCGGTCAGCCGGGGGGAAGTCATTGCCCGTATTGATGACGCCGAATACCAGCAGGCCGTGTTGGAAGGAGAAGCGAATCTGAAAATCGCTCAGGCTACCCTTACAGAATCAAAAGGACAAGCCGAGCTGGCCAAACAGGAATTGGACCGGGCAAAATCTCTCAATGAAAAAGGCATTGCCTCTCCTTCCGAACTCGATGCGGCGGTGACCAACAATACCGCCCTGGAGTCCCGACTGAAGCTGGCTATGGCGCAAGTCGACCAACGTAAGGCTTCCCTCAATTCCGCTAAAATTCGGTTGAGTTACACCGTTCTCAACGCCACTGAACCCGGTTTTATCGGCGAACGGTTTGCGGATGAAGGGGCGCTGCTCGCACCCAATTCCCCGGTGGTGACAGT from Candidatus Latescibacter sp. encodes the following:
- a CDS encoding DNA methyltransferase, translating into MDENLGEKIPDIWSDIFVASGNEALGYPTQKPEALLERIIKASSNEGDVVLDPFCGCGTTVTAAEKLNRRWIGIDITHLAITLIKHRLEDSFRQELSPYEIIGDPKDLASARALAEADKFQFEWWALSLVDARPAQDKKKGADRGVDGYMYFFDDESGKAKKIVVQVKGGHVSAAQVRDLKGTLEREKAVIGVFITLSEPSAPMRAEAADAGFYEIIHPISGQGMKFPRIQIYTIEELLNGALVKIPAHALEATIKKAGRVQKQGNESEQTKLL
- a CDS encoding efflux RND transporter periplasmic adaptor subunit; the encoded protein is MKKKVLIVIGIVFLAFLTWRVVGLISKKSMTTVKRPARPPVAVMIDNVTYAPIKEIREFTGTVYPIYQYVVAPKVSGRIIKIRKRIGDPVSRGEVIARIDDAEYQQAVLEGEANLKIAQATLTESKGQAELAKQELDRAKSLNEKGIASPSELDAAVTNNTALESRLKLAMAQVDQRKASLNSAKIRLSYTVLNATEPGFIGERFADEGALLAPNSPVVTVLGYDRVIVRTTVVERDYGRISVGQAADVMVDAYPDEHFSGKVARIAPMLQESSRVAKMEVEVANNSHILKPGMFTKVRVVLAENDNAQTVPSQAVVNLQGNPGIFVIDKAEPVAHFLPVKLGIATLDRTEILSPKIDGAVVTLGQNLLTEGSRVILPQKRSPGGRRGGVDSSSKEPAK